In a single window of the Populus alba chromosome 16, ASM523922v2, whole genome shotgun sequence genome:
- the LOC118033180 gene encoding syntaxin-51 produces MSTPSASWMQEFNEASKLGDEINGMISGKNSLPSSGPETQRHLSASRRKITILRTKLDILQSLLSELPSKQPITGKEMNRRQDMLKNLSTKGNQMAGILNMSSAANRENLLGPDKKTDDIMNRATGLNNHGLVGFQRQIMTEQDQGLEKLEETVISTKHIALAVNEELSLHTRLLDDLDEHVDATNSRLQMVQRKLAFLNKRTKGGCSCLILLLIAVVILIVVIWQLFQHL; encoded by the exons ATGTCAACGCCATCGGCGTCATGGATGCAAGAATTCAATGAAGCATCCAAACTGGGTGATGAAATTAATGGTATGATTTCTGGGAAGAATTCTTTGCCTTCATCAGGACCAGAAACACAAAGGCATCTTTCCGCAAGTAGGAGAAAGATCACTATTTTAAGAACTAAACTTGATATTTTGCAGTCCCTTTTGTCAGAACTTCCTAGCAAGCAACCAAT AACAGGGAAAGAGATGAATCGACGTCAAGACATGCTGAAAAATCTGAGTACTAAAGGTAACCAGATGGCTGGTATTCTCAATATGTCCAGTGCTGCTAACAGAGAGAACTTGCTTGGACCTGATAAGAAGACAGATGATATCATGAATAGAGCAACTGGCTTGAACAACCATGGTCTTGTTGGCTTTCAACGGCAAATTATGACAG AACAAGATCAAGGCCTTGAGAAATTGGAGGAGACAGTGATAAGTACGAAACACATTGCTTTGGCTGTCAACGAGGAACTTTCCCTACACACTAGGCTTCTG GATGATTTGGATGAGCACGTGGATGCAACAAATTCTCGTCTACAG ATGGTTCAAAGGAAATTGGCTTTTCTGAACAAACGCACCAAGGGCGGCTGCTCTTGCTTGATCTTGCTGCTCATTGCCGTTGTCATTCTAATTGTTGTCATATGGCAACTGTTTCAACATCTGTAA